The stretch of DNA taaactATTGTGAAGGTGtaattaagtgaatttttaacttgaagtaaggagtaggagttgtggcgccacCTTGGCACTCCTGAAccacgttaaagatacttttaattatccatatttgaatttgaatgattgCAGTTAGAGTttcttaagtagttgactataTGAGTAAGAGGAACTAGCTACCCCGAcgactcatcgtcaataaagGAGACAACGAtaaatcattattttgttagaagtaccttttaatttaatttttaaacagttaaaaaaaaacatgttcattgcttatatcaattgaatggatttaattattaaatatatgttattggaAAATAGTAtctttatattagtttttttttctttctccttgattatacATAGagtatgtttttatagagtaattgattgtaaatctattataatgttattaaattgttagatgtgtttaatattataaaaattactcTCTTTGTCATacctaagttaaatttgttgaatgtttagcgatatgatttagactttattttaaggagtaaaactagtaatatttgatttgaaagaaatagttgaaattgacaacgtacttgaaatgtgtttcatttaaccaaactaaatgaactacattattattgacaaaatctatatgtatattttatatgtaaattatagtgagtaactctatggtattttatttcataattgaatgataaatgtcataggtattttatttcataattgaatgataagtattatatgtgttaattgattcattttgtcatgttagtctATCATGCTAGGTTAGTCGATTTTTACATGATGTGCTTAATTGAagattgaatgtcttaaatatgtttatagactaagtttgaatcttgagggtggtaagttagatattagttcactcaccgcaaatttcgaggacgaaattctttaacaatGGGAGaattttaaaaccctaaattttataataaactattttattagttaagtatgattttaaataattaatttaatgttaaaattattttagaatatgtgatgataaattttctgactaattttcgttatataggtgatttctatgatgtgctagttttataaataatagaatacatgagcgatataaataataaatattatattttattatttgatatatttttaaaaaaataatagtattttagtgttatatattttttaaagaataagattttatgcgattttacgtgtatatacgtgtacaaaattaatgtaatacttttatgtgcttttgactaatgttaagtatgcatgtagttatatttcaattatttataactattttctatttttggttatttttttataaataattatcttgagatagaattgatattgtgtttgatttcgtttatttttatatacttgttatgacattgtgattttatatatatttattatgatttactaattaatataaaatattgatgttatatttatttattttataattttgactattttctaatatgttggTATTGTTATAATGtgaatattttgagaaataagtataattgtagatattattttgaatgtgagagtttcaattattagtaatatgttttttttatattgattattttaattactctaatttataaaatattagtaatgtttgaaaaaaaaactatgtttggaagaatattaaaaaggagattaaataattattaatttcattttagcaaaataaaaataattatagtaaaacaaaaacataaataaagggaccaatgagtttgactcatgtgtgaaccctaattgttaataaaataaaacaaacaaaaaagtgaggggagttggaagggcagccgtaaaaccaaagaagaaacacaacaataacctatcgtttgacaccggtgatcgataactgtccagAAAACTTTatccattttcgcccaaatttgaaattcgttattttgcaccgttctccttcaccgtaagtccgatttgagtgaaaccaacgccaaaacgaccgtgtgaaaagttgctatattatccactgattggttttcttaTTTATGATCGATTGATgaacaaagagtcaatgaacaaaaggtttttgctcgtggaatcatattcgtatgtgaaagcgtcgaaataaggtaaggggtgagaaatcgtttgaattcatgaatataatatattgtgagatgaacggggatcgctacgtatggcagtagccctttgagggataaatgaattaatgtgcaaatatggaaattgtgagattaaaatatagaatagaaatatttgtagggtgttgattgatttaatttctttgaatatgtgatattgatattattgtgatattgggtgtcgagttatatttatatatacgtgtgattagatgagtttatgtgatgtgatagcAAAAGATGAATGTGTTTTGATAATATTATGTGATGATGACgatgtacgattaataattgtgatgttaaaatttgtgataaatttatgtgataatgtttgattgatgatagtgatgctataaatttatgatgattttatctGATGACGATggtgatgtgtgattaatgatagtgatgttataaattgtgatgagaatattgtgattccaatttgtgtttgagatgaaggtcttaatggagtaccataggccaacgaggggagaaaataaatattgagaatttgtgaagtggagattattttgtcatcatataggtagggcctaacaaacctagtgattcctgggaagtacaactgaatgagcctgatcgtggcggtctgctgttgagccttaaggcaagattgttagaccttggaggtattcgggtggagaattcctaggtgacttggaggtagcactccaaatgtcaggagctaccacgcaacacacgtttacctcgactgtcacgtatatgtgtctcgggttgagttgagaggatctatgaggacagggccaatttgaattgtctgtccaccgggatggtggcatagtatcaagcctcctgaccaggtacttcagagttagaatggtaccacattgtgaagtagagtctaagctcatgcatattattgcattttattgtgattgtgttgttgtgattaatatgtatcgtgtgtggtgatagtTTCTCTTagcaatttgatgttatagtgaaatttgttgatttccttcagtgattttgactttttaatgtgatattttcttgatggaatgtttgtgtaatgatacggttctattatgattgtttattttttctttttacttgtattatactgtcataatgatttcgaaactcacctccttcgttgtttgtgtttgaccgGCTTGGCCCTGCATTTGCAAAATCACAGTTGTTACaagttaatgaatcttgaagttcaagtttgggagttcaagtttacttatttaatttgtaacGAATTTTTGTAGGAAAATTTTAGAAGTAcaagtaagtttttaaattaaatcaactaataatacttattgagattacactattttaatggagaaaataagtttaaagtgtttcttttgatttttgagaaacgtgatatcctaatttaaaaataaaagtttttattttcttggtaacatatttttatttatccgctgcaaattttgtgggaatatgatataatttattatatatattattttggggtttagggtgtcacaagaCGTGTTTCCTCTAATACTTCCATGGGAAGCGTTTCCTCTAATACTTCCAGTCGATGTGTTTCCTTTGATAATTCATGGGACGCGTTTCCTCTGATAATTCCACGGGGATAAGACTTTTGTTCCAATATAAACATTGTAGctttgatttttagctttccaacgcctaattgcattcatcattatgatatagagagctcaagttatggcctacagagtGAGACGGGgtcaatttataaataataaaattcaatttcaatttcgaaccaaagtttagaaacaagcttaAAAACTAATCTAGACTATAAAGAGCTTTTTAAATGTCATaataaaaagctagaaacatgtgcccaaatgctttGATTAGACAATTTCCTTTTATTCTTCTACTAGACATGTTCCTCTTATACTTCCACTGAACCCATTTCTTTTGATACTTTTATGGGACACATATCTTCTAATAATTCCACTAAACGCATTTGCTCTTCAACTTCCATGGAACAAATTTCCTCTAATACTTCCACGAGATGTGCTCCCTCTTTACTTCCACGTGATGTGTTCCTCTTATAATTCCACTCGAAGTGTTTCCTCTTATAATTCATGAGAAGCGTTTCCTTTGATACTTCCACAAGACGTGTTTCCTTGTATACTCCCACTAGACATATTTTCTCTTATACTTCCACTAGACATGTTTCCTTCGATACTTCCACTTAACGTGTTTCCTCAAAAACTACCATGGGACGCGTTTCCTTTAATACGTATGATACTTCCATTGGAAGTGTTTCCTCTAATACTTCCATGGGACGCATTCCCTCTAATAGTTCCACTAGATGTGTTTCTTCTAATACTTCCACTAAACGCGTTACCTCTGATACTTCCACAGGACTGGTTTCCTCTAATAATTCCAAAGGACAAGTTATCTCTAATACTTCCACATCACGCATTCCCTTTGATTCATCAATGGGACAAGTTTCCTTTTATTCTTCTTGGAACGTGTGGCACCCCAGCCACTATTATTACCTATAGTGCTACTGCATGACCTTCTGACCTCCTATCCACCTAGTGGAAATAGCGAGTTTTTGCCTTTTATGGGATTCAAGCCCGATACATGGGGGATAAGTACTGCCTCCACACATTCTCACTACCAATTCCCCCGAGTATGCGTCAAAGTTTGATTCCCTATCAAAAGATTTCGCTACTTCCATAACCAAATGGCTAAAGAGTACATGTGTGATTTGAAAGCGGGCTCAGGTATAAAGTCTGTGGGATCCCTAGATATACGTTAGTATCAGGTGTTGGGGGAGAAATGCAAAAAGGTGGAGATCATGAAACAGGGCTGCCTGAACAGAGGTGCTATATGTGGACCGACGAGACCTTAGGTAGAAATCAACCACAACTCTATCATTTAATTATGGGGTTATGTctctaaatattatctttgaACAAGGAAATGGTGACCAACAAATTAGAGGCAGACAATTTCAACATCAAAAGCCTTATGTCCGCCCACAAGGGACTGCTAGAGATCGATTGGTCCACCAAAATGTGGGAGATCAAATGCCTTAGAATCGAAACAAAACCCACTACATATTGTTCGATGCTATCATTGTAGACATGATGGACATAGGATAACTGGGTGTCCCGAAAGAACCAGAATATATGTTATGCCTGTCAGAAACCAAACCATCTTACAAAAGATTGTCGACAATAAGGATATTGTCAACTATAAGGATGTTGCATGCCCTATTGCTCGAGGACCTGTTTACCATATTAGTGGAGAAGAAGCACCATCTTCCTCAGAACTTATTCTAGGTGAGTGTTCAATTGTTAGAAGGATACTTTCTGTGATATATGACTCAAGAGCGACACACTCGTTCATTTCATTAGATTGGGTGGATTTGCTCTAACTAGATGTCCTTAACATTCAATATACTTGTTACCCTCCCCTCTGTTGAACCAGTAAAATGTAATTCCGCGTGCTAGCAATGCCCGCTGActgtgtttaaaatgaattttaagatCGATGTAATTTGTATTCCTTTGAAACATCTTGGAGTAATTTTAGGAATGGATTGGTTGTCTAGCAACTACTTCATGATAGATTGCGCCCAACGGAATGTGATATTTATAGATCCCGATACTTTGAAGTTCCTTTCGACCAACAGACTAAGGTTTTCTCATAAAGGAGGAGTTCAAAAAAATGTGTTTCTCAACTCCATCAATTTGACTCCAGAGGTTGTTGTCGATGAGAACCCAATGGTGAAGGATTTCTCTGAAGTTTTCCCACCCAACGTACTAGGACTACCACCAGTCTACAACGTCAAATTTTCTATCAATTTTATTTCAGGTACTGGATCCATCTCTATTTCTCCTTACAAAATGGCCCCCTTAGAGTTACTAGAACTAAAGAACCAATTGGAATACCTTATGTCTAAGAAATTCATTCGGCCTAGTGTGTCACCATAGGTATCCCCCGTATTGTTGGTCCTGAAGAAGGATGGAAAGTCAAGATTCTGTGTTGATTACCGACAGATGAACAAGGTCACAATAAAAAATAGACACCCCTTACCCCGCATTGATGAATTCATGGACCAACTCAGAGGGGTAGAGGTGTTTTCTAAGATTGATCTAAAGTCAAGGTACCATCAAATTCGGGTGAAAGAAGATGATATATCGAAGACATCCTTTAGAATGCATTATGGGCACTATGAGTACTTGACGATGCCCTTTGGAGTGACCAATGCG from Cicer arietinum cultivar CDC Frontier isolate Library 1 chromosome 3, Cicar.CDCFrontier_v2.0, whole genome shotgun sequence encodes:
- the LOC101500424 gene encoding uncharacterized protein — encoded protein: MAKEYMCDLKAGSGVGGEMQKGGDHETGLPEQRHDGHRITGCPERTRIYVMPVRNQTILQKIVDNKDIVNYKDVACPIARGPVYHISGEEAPSSSELILGMDWLSSNYFMIDCAQRNVIFIDPDTLKFLSTNRLRFSHKGGVQKNVFLNSINLTPEVVVDENPMVKDFSEVFPPNVLGLPPVYNVKFSINFISGTGSISISPYKMAPLELLELKNQLEYLMSKKFIRPSVSP